The following proteins come from a genomic window of Nocardioides albertanoniae:
- a CDS encoding SDR family oxidoreductase yields MTHATSFPAKTIAITGGARGIGYQTAKELTERGHRVAIGDIDEARIKKAADELGISVVGHLDVTHPDSFRAFLDMVEEQLGPLDVLVNNAGIMPTGHAHEEDDAVTRRQVEINLLGVIFGTKLALQRMLPRRAGHIINTASLAGELPVPGLATYCATKFAVIGFTEAARQEYRKSGIQLSTVRPTFTNTELVAGTAGAKGLRNAEPEEIARATAELIEHPRPFVRVTRLAGGMVAAMKFVPGRVASALGSVLGTDSVFLDDVDMVARQTYLDRIRNN; encoded by the coding sequence ATGACGCACGCCACTTCCTTCCCCGCCAAGACGATCGCGATCACTGGAGGAGCCCGTGGCATCGGCTACCAGACGGCGAAGGAACTGACCGAACGCGGCCACCGCGTTGCCATCGGCGACATCGACGAGGCCCGTATCAAGAAAGCGGCGGACGAGCTCGGTATCTCTGTTGTGGGCCATCTCGACGTCACCCACCCCGACTCGTTCCGGGCGTTCCTCGACATGGTCGAGGAACAGCTTGGCCCCCTCGATGTGCTGGTCAACAACGCGGGCATCATGCCCACCGGACACGCTCACGAGGAGGACGACGCCGTCACCCGGCGACAGGTGGAGATCAACCTCCTCGGAGTGATCTTCGGGACCAAGCTCGCCCTCCAGCGGATGCTGCCGCGGCGGGCCGGACACATCATCAACACCGCATCGCTGGCCGGGGAACTGCCCGTGCCTGGCCTGGCTACCTACTGCGCCACCAAGTTCGCAGTCATCGGATTCACCGAGGCAGCACGGCAGGAGTACCGCAAGTCCGGGATCCAACTGTCCACCGTGCGACCGACATTCACCAACACCGAGCTCGTCGCCGGCACGGCCGGAGCCAAGGGGCTGCGCAACGCCGAACCCGAAGAGATTGCTCGCGCGACAGCCGAGCTGATCGAGCATCCCCGTCCCTTCGTACGGGTCACTCGCCTCGCCGGCGGCATGGTCGCAGCGATGAAGTTCGTGCCCGGACGGGTGGCGTCCGCGCTCGGCTCTGTCCTGGGCACGGACTCGGTCTTCCTCGACGACGTCGACATGGTCGCCCGCCAGACGTACCTCGACCGCATTCGGAACAACTGA
- a CDS encoding aldehyde dehydrogenase family protein yields MTTTTTSNSALEVRNPSDGQLVGTVSVDDRDAVNRRATQLRLAQRAWAEAGPRQRSKWLRLWRDWILTHSDELTDLLQAETGKVRPDALVETTASCEFITYYADHAEEFLADERVKTAGLLSLPKRLSKTYQPYPLVGLITPWNFPITLFLMDAAPALAAGCAVLAKPSEETPLTCARVIDGWREIGAPPVLAHVTGAGDTGAAVVDAADFVQFTGSTATGRQVALRCAEQLKPVSLELGGKDPAIVLEDADLARAVEGVAWGGLFNAGQVCISVERVYVVAAVYEEFVARLTQRVQSLTQGADAGNDVGAMVTARQVDIADRHVSEAVAAGAKVVAGGKRGAAGNYYTPTVLVDVDHTMSCMTEETFGPTIPVMCVADEEEAIRLANDSTYGLSATVWTRDRARARRVARRLEVGAVNINDVFSNLFAMTLPHSGWKASGMGARLGGADGLHKYCRVRAVTEPRLPVRARELTWYPYSAWRTAIAAKMLRAAAGRGLSQRLGQNKEHRR; encoded by the coding sequence ATGACCACCACAACGACCTCAAATAGCGCACTCGAGGTGCGCAACCCGTCCGACGGTCAGCTGGTGGGAACCGTGTCCGTTGACGACCGTGACGCTGTGAACCGCCGCGCCACGCAGCTCCGGCTGGCCCAACGTGCATGGGCCGAGGCTGGTCCGCGGCAGCGCTCCAAGTGGCTGCGCCTCTGGCGCGACTGGATCCTCACGCACTCCGATGAGCTCACCGACCTGCTGCAGGCCGAGACAGGCAAGGTTCGTCCGGACGCGCTCGTAGAGACGACCGCCTCGTGCGAGTTCATCACCTACTACGCCGACCATGCCGAGGAGTTCCTCGCCGACGAACGGGTCAAGACCGCGGGTCTACTCAGCCTGCCGAAACGACTGTCCAAGACCTACCAGCCCTACCCACTCGTCGGTCTGATCACCCCGTGGAACTTCCCGATCACCCTGTTCCTCATGGACGCAGCCCCCGCACTGGCTGCCGGTTGCGCGGTACTGGCGAAGCCCTCAGAAGAGACACCGCTGACCTGCGCGCGGGTCATCGACGGCTGGCGCGAGATCGGCGCGCCACCCGTTCTCGCACATGTCACAGGAGCCGGCGACACTGGTGCCGCAGTGGTGGATGCCGCCGACTTCGTCCAGTTCACGGGCTCGACAGCGACAGGGCGCCAGGTCGCCCTCCGCTGTGCTGAGCAGTTGAAACCGGTGAGTCTGGAGCTGGGCGGCAAGGATCCGGCGATCGTGCTGGAGGACGCCGATCTCGCTCGAGCGGTCGAGGGCGTCGCCTGGGGTGGCCTTTTCAACGCAGGGCAAGTCTGCATCTCCGTCGAACGCGTGTATGTCGTTGCTGCGGTCTACGAGGAATTCGTGGCCCGCCTGACACAGCGCGTGCAGTCCCTGACCCAGGGGGCGGATGCCGGCAACGATGTTGGTGCGATGGTCACCGCGAGACAAGTTGACATCGCGGATCGCCACGTCAGCGAGGCGGTGGCCGCGGGAGCGAAGGTAGTGGCCGGCGGCAAGCGGGGTGCGGCCGGGAACTACTACACGCCAACGGTCCTTGTCGACGTGGATCACACGATGTCCTGCATGACCGAGGAGACCTTCGGACCCACGATCCCGGTGATGTGCGTCGCCGACGAAGAAGAGGCCATCCGACTGGCCAACGACTCGACGTACGGATTGTCGGCGACCGTGTGGACTCGTGATCGTGCTCGCGCCCGCCGTGTTGCACGGCGCCTGGAGGTCGGCGCGGTCAACATCAACGATGTCTTCAGCAACCTCTTCGCGATGACGTTGCCTCACAGTGGCTGGAAGGCCTCCGGGATGGGCGCCCGGCTCGGAGGAGCCGACGGGCTGCACAAGTACTGCCGCGTCCGCGCGGTCACCGAGCCACGACTTCCAGTCCGGGCAAGAGAGCTCACGTGGTACCCGTACTCCGCCTGGCGTACGGCCATCGCCGCGAAGATGCTGCGCGCAGCAGCCGGACGCGGCCTGAGTCAACGCCTCGGCCAGAACAAGGAGCACCGCAGATGA